CACAAAAATTGTCGGGACTTTGGGATTACCAATAAACTTGCGTCCACCCAACGCAGCATAGTCTACAATCCAGTATTCGGCAATGCCCATACCTTCATAATCCCGCAGTTTATCGTAGTAGTCATCTTGCCAGTTGCTACTAACTACTTCAACTATTAGTTTGACCGAACTAGCATTATGGATAACTGATTCTTTTTTCCACCGCGTCTCAGTGTCAATAGTTTCTTGATTTAAAACAATAATGTCCGGTTCGTACCCTGACTTATCGCGCTGCGGTTTAATAATAGATTCTTTAGGTATAGTCCAGATACCGCGCTTACCCATCTCTCTAATTGTGATGAGTAATTCTTCAATCAAAAAACCAGCCAAATCAGAATGCTCCCCTTTAGGTTTAGGCATTTCAACAATCACCCCATCATGCAATTCGTAACGTACTTCTGAGTTTTCTGGATACCATTCGATAAATTCATCGAAGGTAAATAGTTTTAGTTCGGCTTGTGTTTGGGTCATAACGTGCTTTGGATTATGCGTTATCATGAATTTTAACGCATAACAAAATTACTCTATATATAATATAGTTTTTTTGGCGTCGTTGAATAATCTGTAGGGGCGCAAGGCCTTGCGCCCCTACCCACAATCGTCCTCACATAGCCTATAAAATGGGTGTTATTCCCTATTCGCAACTCTCCATCCTATTAGGGGTCAGAGCTTCAATTCTGCCCTAGATTATGCGTTATCATGAATTTTAACGCATAACAAAATTACTCTATATATAATACAATATAGTTCAGTTAGGCTCGAATGGTATACAGTGTAGGGGCACGGCATCCAAAATCTTTTCTTCTAATGACAATTTTATTCGTGCCGTGCCCCTACGACAATTTTCCTTAACTGAACTGTATTGATATGTAATATAGTTTTTTTGGCGTCGTTGAATAATCTATAGGGGCGCAAGGCCTTGCGCCCCTACCCACAATCGTCCTCACATAGCCTATCAAATGGGTGTTATCCCCTATTCGCAACTCTCCATCCTATTAGGGGTGAGAGCATCAATTCTGCCCTACAGGTAGCAAGCGCCGCGATACAATTGCTTTCAATTTCAAGTTAGTCAATTGCATGATTGCTTTGAGCAAATCTTGCTGTTCTGCTTGCAAATTCAGCTTTTCTAAAGCCTGATTCAAGTTGTTACCATGTCGCAGATTATGAGCAAGTTGGGCACGTTGTGATGAGTCTAAAATAGCCAGAATTTCGCGATTTCTTCGTTGACGCACAGCCTGCATTTGTTGACGTTCTTGGGGAGTCAGGTCAATTTCTGTATCTGATGTGGTCGCTGTGGCAATAATTGTGGTATTGATAGCCTCGAATTGAGTTGGTGCTGCTAAGGCAATTCCAGGTATGAAGAAGATCACGGCAAGAATAGTAGCTAATATAGTTAGTCGTTTTGTGAAGTTACTTGACATGTTGATAAATTCCTGAATCACACTAAAAGTTGAGATACAATCAATAAACTCTGGATTTTCCCGCCCAATAGGGGATCGTGTCTGAGTATCTTGTAGGGTGCGAAATATGTGAGAAATTGCTGATGATCAACAGATTTTTGACATCTGACGCACCCTACTGATGTGCTTAGTCAGCAGATACCATAAATATTATCCAGGTTTAGGGAACCGAAAAAATAGATTATGTCTGATGTCATCCAGTTAGATCTTGCCTAGCTTTGCTACCAGAAAATGCTTGCTGTAAACAACTGAGAGGGTGTTTTAAAAGTATTTTTGGTAAGATTTAAGTCTCAAAAACTTAACCCAGGACTTACTTACGTGTGACATTTAAAGAATGGTGCGTGACGCGATAAGTCAAGTAAGCTGCGTACAATATTTATCGCAGCGTCACGCACCCTACGATTATTAATGTGCCCCCAGAGTAGGTCTGATAAACCAATAAGTCAAACGCCCCACCGCCGAATTGGGTGGGGTAAGGCGGATTTACTCTGACCTTTTCATTCTGTCAATTTCTCGTTGCAATTCTTCAATTTGACGACGCAAGTTTTCTGCGTCATTTTGCGGAGTTTGGGCATCAACATTTACAGCACCGGTAGCAGGCGTTGGCGTAGCCGGCCATCGGCATCGCTGATAGTTTCCCTGGCGAATTTGCTGGAATTCTTCTGATACTGCCCATGCCCGTAAATAATGTAACCGCTCTACAGGGAATGGATGACTCAGCATCATACCTTGACCGCCATTATAAATCAAAAATTTGTAGACTTGATTTAGTCCGTCTGCATCGAGTGCCTGATAATTTTCTGATTGCTTGATAAACTCTTGTAAACTGCATTCATTGGCATATTTTATACTCCCACCAGAAATTTTCATCATCGTGGACATGACTGGATTCAAGTCATCTATGACCAAAAGCGCCGCCCTGTCTGCCGATAACTCAGCTTTGCGCCGCCATTCAAAAAAGGCATAAATCAAGGCTTGAGTCACAAAATTACCTATGCCAAAGGTTAATTCACCTAGGGCAGAAGCAGCATTCATTGCCCACATCGCCATTTGAATTAAAATAGTATGACCACATTTAATATGCCCCAGTTCATGGGCTAGCACGGCCCGAATTTCGATTTCGTCAAGTAAATCTAGTATCCCTGTATTTATGACTATGTAAGGATTCTCTTGTCCCAGAGCATAGCTATTTGCTTGGGGATTTTGCGAGACAAATATTGCAGGTTCGGGATAAATGTCTAAATCTCGCACACATTCCCGAAAGATCTGGTAAATAGTGGAATATTGACGCGGCCCAACTTGGATGGTGTTGCCCATTAAATAGACTAACTGAGGGCGTTCATAGACAAATTCCACAAATTTACGAGCTATTAAATCAAATCCCGGTAAATTCCGTAAAGCTTGCTCGGCTTGGCGATCCAGTGGATGTCTGAAGGCTTCGCTGGAAATTCCTGTGTAAGTTGGCATAATTATTCAAGGGAATAGATGATTGGTCAAGGGTCAAAGGTCAAGGGTCAAGGGTCAAGGGTCAAGGGTCAAGGGTCAAGGGTCAAGGGTCAAGGGTCAAGGGTCAAGGGTCAAGGGTCAAGGGTCAAGGGTCAAGGGTCAAGGGTCAAGGGTCAAGGGTCAAGGGTCAAGGGTCAAGGGTCAAAGGACAACTGACTAATGACTAATGACTAATGACTAATGACTAATGACTAATGACTAATGACTAATGACTAATGACTAATGACTAATGACAAGATAATAGAAGTGGGG
The Gloeotrichia echinulata CP02 DNA segment above includes these coding regions:
- a CDS encoding Uma2 family endonuclease produces the protein MTQTQAELKLFTFDEFIEWYPENSEVRYELHDGVIVEMPKPKGEHSDLAGFLIEELLITIREMGKRGIWTIPKESIIKPQRDKSGYEPDIIVLNQETIDTETRWKKESVIHNASSVKLIVEVVSSNWQDDYYDKLRDYEGMGIAEYWIVDYAALGGRKFIGNPKVPTIFVCELIDGEYQMTPFRDNDRIVSPTLAQLNLTVQQIFDSVL
- a CDS encoding M48 family metallopeptidase codes for the protein MPTYTGISSEAFRHPLDRQAEQALRNLPGFDLIARKFVEFVYERPQLVYLMGNTIQVGPRQYSTIYQIFRECVRDLDIYPEPAIFVSQNPQANSYALGQENPYIVINTGILDLLDEIEIRAVLAHELGHIKCGHTILIQMAMWAMNAASALGELTFGIGNFVTQALIYAFFEWRRKAELSADRAALLVIDDLNPVMSTMMKISGGSIKYANECSLQEFIKQSENYQALDADGLNQVYKFLIYNGGQGMMLSHPFPVERLHYLRAWAVSEEFQQIRQGNYQRCRWPATPTPATGAVNVDAQTPQNDAENLRRQIEELQREIDRMKRSE